Proteins encoded by one window of Anopheles maculipalpis chromosome 2RL, idAnoMacuDA_375_x, whole genome shotgun sequence:
- the LOC126556706 gene encoding TBC1 domain family member 1 isoform X3 translates to MFTLPLYKDSVMVTSWSDASSYRMKKNMAELMQQMRDPATIGGGSVGSIPQSIVSSSANANDLQKALRNQGIHSTPASNLKISEQMRHAQHDSSPTVAYHQQHTQHQPPHPHPQQQHQQYQNGTPNRLATSKSYSGGLNHSAGGVNGGATGSSSISSSLSSLPDISANNSHFFEVLYVGKIKVSHKRVPYTFIDDALPKFKAYDAEKLRQQQEATRKQSTHVSEESSTEGDSPRRNESDNTGTESTPPAPDDPPEVFQGRRVSTFDIPTKKIAPIRRDRSASIGSIPVVEQNRTMVFLIGQSDLRLISPDRKQVLLHKAFRDVASCVHGHKNGDHFGIICRDMNNDGYIGYVFKCQSEQVADDIVHAISQAFSACSEQAKQKDKAASQIFSCEHCPMLWYHKLCIDTEGLSDKKTQYMIFKRIDTTLTEDEQRLLMEKYRGAEEAAGSSLGEQNQFLMMLLRAHCESKQQRHVHDTVEHRTEFLNQYLGGSGIFMKAKRSLTSSFDHLLKRRTSRDDFVAGSLKDSSSTGELKDGSFEPVTRARASTIGSSPSMGRKNSDVGNGATPQLKSPMMDIFIKVGNSPRDHGHAGSWRQAMLHRVVTPSKNMKAGPEEYMSPLRSAGTPAKKRTREELRELWRVGIKQTIILNRMDKENAHLQARQHEIKSNEIRRVKLEYDEITVCDKRSAEQWDTLLDNCAAGSIPTNQALLYQAMKNGVPRTKRGEIWMYLAEQHAHHHPAPIDTTNFPNFNTPYHVLLKNLTEHQHAIFIDLGRTFPDHKYYKDALGVGQLSLFNLLKAYSILDPELGYCQGLGFICAVLLLHLEEADAFELLKHLMFRRQMRAKYLPDMKQFQLQLYQLSRLLKDHIPELYEWFDQHDISPTLYAAPWILTVFSSHFPLGFVVRVFDLLFLESFDVIFRCAIALLEAHKEALLQRDNFEDIMDYLKNVIPKIDAEVMEKVFRNVFRSDFSRQLIESQVEYNVLQEEMTSQNHHRESYNRLKEEYQQLNTQLQYSQSNLMQLEKTRLLQQDQIQSLQTQVQTLENTVHTLVRFIEQTVDARSDAVLPNDVCRIVQQVQDLQQQQQQQQQQKKRSPIFVDRKIGKSISFNSNLGLALNVLEEGNEPDGPGTPTKKKQPYFQNSFTQIRQQQQRTSLWLHKLDECNSTSPEHGVGNSVTGGSTGGLSSASMKALSGNSDDSGIATPISPQLHAPSTTPMVAESRPLVPFENHPLSSCGDVAVQYNGTTQLKTLKPRSQSRHGSVSSIVSETGNEPRPQVVTDRS, encoded by the exons ATGGCGGAACTGATGCAGCAGATGCGCGATCCGGCTACGATCGGGGGCGGCTCGGTTGGCAGCATACCGCAGAGCATCGTTTCGTCCAGCGCGAATGCAAACGATCTTCAGAAAGCACTCCGCAATCAGGGCATCCATTCGACGCCCGCTTCCAATTTGAAGATCTCGGAACAGATGCGCCACGCACAGCATGACAGCAGCCCCACAGTGGCGTATCAtcagcaacacacacaacaccaaccaccacatcctcacccgcagcagcagcaccagcagtacCAGAATGGGACTCCGAATCGATTGGCCACGTCGAAAAGCTATTCCGGTGGTTTAAATCATTCGGCCGGCGGTGTGAATGGTGGTGCGACTGGTAGCAGTAGCATCTCGTCCAGCCTGTCCTCACTGCCGGACATATCGGCAAACAATTCACACTTCTTCGAGGTGCTGTACGTCGGCAAGATCAAGGTGTCGCACAAGCGCGTTCCGTACACCTTCATCGATGATGCATTGCCCAAGTTCAAGGCGTACGACGCGGAGAAGTTACGCCAGCAGCAGGAAGCCACGCGAAAG CAAAGCACACATGTGAGTGAGGAATCGTCTACGGAAGGTGATAGTCCTCGGCGCAACGAGTCCGATAATACAGGCACGGAGTCAACACCACCGGCACCGGATGATCCGCCCGAAGTCTTCCAGGGTCGTCGTGTCAGCACGTTCGATATTCCAACGAAGAAGAT TGCACCAATACGGCGCGACCGTTCCGCTTCCATTGGATCAATACCGGTAGTTGAGCAGAACCGGACAATGGTATTCCTGATCGGACAGTCCGATCTGCGACTGATCAGCCCGGACCGCAAGCAGGTGCTGCTGCACAAAGCGTTCCGCGATGTGGCCAGCTGTGTGCATGGGCACAAAAATGGCGACCACTTCGGTATCATCTGTCGCGATATGAACAACGACGGTTACATCGGGTACGTGTTCAAATGCCAGTCCGAGCAGGTTGCGGACGATATCGTACACGCAATCTCGCAAGCCTTCTCGGCTTGTTCGGAGCAAGCAAAGCAGAAGGACAAGGCCGCGTCACAGATATTCTCCTGCGAGCACTGTCCAATGCTGTGGTACCATAAGCTGTGCATCGATACCGAGGGCCTAAGCGACAAGAAGACACAGTACATGATCTTCAAGCGTATCGATACAACGCTCACGGAGGACGAACAGCGGCTGCTGATGGAGAAGTACCGGGGAGCGGAAGAAGCGGCCGGCAGTAGCTTGGGAGAGCAAAATCAGTttctgatgatgttgctgagGGCACACTGTGAGTCAAAACAGCAGCGACACGTGCATGATACGGTTGAGCATAGGACGGAGTTCCTGAATCAGTATCTCGGTGGCAGTGGTATCTTTATGAAGGCGAAACGTTCGCTTACCAGCTCGTTCGACCATCTGCTGAAGAGGCGTACCAGCAGGGATGATTTTGTAGCAGGAAGTCTTAAGGATTCAAGCTCGACAGGTGAGCTGAAGGATGGTAGCTTTGAACCGGTAACCCGAGCTCGAGCATCGACGATCGGATCAAGCCCTTCGATGGGACGCAAGAATTCGGACGTCGGCAATGGGGCAACGCCACAGCTAAAGTCACCCATGATGGATAT CTTCATCAAGGTTGGCAATAGTCCTCGAGATCATGGCCACGCTGGATCATGGCGGCAGGCGATGCTGCACCGCGTAGTGACCCCATCGAAGAATATGAAAGCTGGCCCAGAAGAATATATGTCACCACTACGCTCGGCCGGCACACCAGCCAAGAAGCGTACTCGAGAAGAGCTGCGAGAACTTTGGCGCGTAGGCATCAAGCAAACAATCATCTTGAACCGCATGGACAAAGAGAACGCCCATCTGCAAGCCCGCCAGCACGAGATCAAATCGAACGAGATACGGCGCGTCAAGCTGGAGTACGACGAAATAACGGTGTGCGATAAGCGGTCGGCTGAACAGTGGGACACGCTGCTGGACAACTGCGCTGCGGGTTCAATCCCAACCAATCAGGCGCTTCTGTATCAGGCGATGAAGAATGGTGTACCACGAACGAAGCGGGGTGAAATCTGGATGTATCTGGCCGAGCAGCATGCGCACCATCATCCGGCCCCGATCGATACGACCAACTTTCCGAACTTTAACACACCGTACCACGTGCTGCTGAAGAACTTGACCGAACACCAGCACGCCATCTTTATTGATTTAG GTCGTACATTCCCGGATCACAAGTACTATAAGGACGCACTGGGAGTCGGACAGTTGTCGCTGTTTAACCTGCTGAAAGCGTACTCCATTCTCGATCCGGAGCTGGGCTACTGTCAAGGATTGGGATTCATTTGTGCCGTCCTGTTGCTGCAC CTCGAAGAAGCTGATGCATTCGAGCTGCTCAAGCATCTTATGTTCCGACGACAAATGCGCGCCAAATATCTTCCGGACATGAAACAGTTTCAGCTGCAGCTATACCAACTATCCCGTCTGTTAAAGGATCACATACCCGAGCTGTATGAATGGTTCGACCAGCACGACATTTCACCCACCCTGTACGCCGCCCCCTGGATACTGACCGTCTTCAGCTCACACTTTCCGCTCGGCTTTGTGGTGCGTGTGTTCGATCTGCTCTTTCTCGAATCGTTCGACGTCATCTTTCGGTGTGCGATAGCGCTGCTGGAAGCGCACAAGGAAGCACTGCTGCAGCGTGACAATTTCGAGGACATTATGGATTACCTGAAGAACGTCATTCCCAAGATCGATGCCGAGGTAATGGAGAAGGTTTTTCGGAATGTGTTCCGGTCCGATTTCTCGCGTCAGCTGATCGAATCCCAGGTCGAATATAATGTGCTGCAGGAGGAGATGACGTCGCAGAATCATCACCGGGAAAGCTACAACCGACTGAAGGAGGAGTACCAGCAGCTCAACACGCAGCTTCAGTACTCGCAGTCGAATCTGATGCAGCTAGAAAAGACGCGACTGTTGCAGCAGGACCAGATACAATCGCTGCAAACGCAGGTCCAAACGTTGGAGAACACCGTCCACACGCTTGTGCGGTTCATCGAGCAAACGGTCGATGCACGGTCGGACGCTGTGCTGCCCAATGATGTGTGTCGCATTGTGCAACAGGTGCAGgatctgcagcagcagcagcagcagcaacaacagcaaaagaaacgCTCACCAATATTCGTCGATCGGAAGATTGGCAAATCGATCTCGTTCAACAGCAATCTGGGCCTGGCGCTGAACGTGCTAGAGGAAGGGAACGAACCGGACGGTCCCGGTACGCCAACTAAGAAGAAGCAACCCTACTTCCAAAACTCCTTCACCCAGatccgccagcagcagcagcggaccAGCCTTTGGCTGCACAAGCTCGACGAATGTAACAGCACCAGCCCGGAGCATGGCGTCGGTAATAGTGTAACGGGCGGCAGTACCGGTGGACTATCGTCGGCCAGCATGAAAGCACTGTCCGGCAACAGTGACGATAGTGGTATAGCGACCCCAATCAGCCCACAGCTGCATGCACCCTCGACCACACCAATGGTAGCCGAAAGCCGACCGCTAGTACCGTTCGAAAACCATCCACTCAGCAGCTGTGGTGATGTAGCGGTACAGTACAACGGTACGACACAGCTAAAGACGCTGAAGCCACGGTCCCAGTCACGGCACGGTTCCGTCTCATCGATCGTAAGCGAAACGGGCAATGAACCACGGCCCCAAGTTGTGACGGATCGAAGTTAA
- the LOC126556706 gene encoding TBC1 domain family member 1 isoform X1, translating to MKTRLTTLTWRGSASVDPRFSAAMLPWSIADIRNHESYVTLSVGVEDGVLAAYNTDFELQFEHKLKYILGYCRVIVKQEKGKKNSDFLIPKAASTRPQPITIGNDSVAEIFGPEFGLVYLLKNPQDPLLHIHFYECEKYEQMAELMQQMRDPATIGGGSVGSIPQSIVSSSANANDLQKALRNQGIHSTPASNLKISEQMRHAQHDSSPTVAYHQQHTQHQPPHPHPQQQHQQYQNGTPNRLATSKSYSGGLNHSAGGVNGGATGSSSISSSLSSLPDISANNSHFFEVLYVGKIKVSHKRVPYTFIDDALPKFKAYDAEKLRQQQEATRKQSTHVSEESSTEGDSPRRNESDNTGTESTPPAPDDPPEVFQGRRVSTFDIPTKKIENDTVEDSNASGSGKEESKVEENGSANMQQEKQQQEQEQPPQPTSVAASIAVITKETKSASPQEEDAPIRRDRSASIGSIPVVEQNRTMVFLIGQSDLRLISPDRKQVLLHKAFRDVASCVHGHKNGDHFGIICRDMNNDGYIGYVFKCQSEQVADDIVHAISQAFSACSEQAKQKDKAASQIFSCEHCPMLWYHKLCIDTEGLSDKKTQYMIFKRIDTTLTEDEQRLLMEKYRGAEEAAGSSLGEQNQFLMMLLRAHCESKQQRHVHDTVEHRTEFLNQYLGGSGIFMKAKRSLTSSFDHLLKRRTSRDDFVAGSLKDSSSTGELKDGSFEPVTRARASTIGSSPSMGRKNSDVGNGATPQLKSPMMDIFIKVGNSPRDHGHAGSWRQAMLHRVVTPSKNMKAGPEEYMSPLRSAGTPAKKRTREELRELWRVGIKQTIILNRMDKENAHLQARQHEIKSNEIRRVKLEYDEITVCDKRSAEQWDTLLDNCAAGSIPTNQALLYQAMKNGVPRTKRGEIWMYLAEQHAHHHPAPIDTTNFPNFNTPYHVLLKNLTEHQHAIFIDLGRTFPDHKYYKDALGVGQLSLFNLLKAYSILDPELGYCQGLGFICAVLLLHLEEADAFELLKHLMFRRQMRAKYLPDMKQFQLQLYQLSRLLKDHIPELYEWFDQHDISPTLYAAPWILTVFSSHFPLGFVVRVFDLLFLESFDVIFRCAIALLEAHKEALLQRDNFEDIMDYLKNVIPKIDAEVMEKVFRNVFRSDFSRQLIESQVEYNVLQEEMTSQNHHRESYNRLKEEYQQLNTQLQYSQSNLMQLEKTRLLQQDQIQSLQTQVQTLENTVHTLVRFIEQTVDARSDAVLPNDVCRIVQQVQDLQQQQQQQQQQKKRSPIFVDRKIGKSISFNSNLGLALNVLEEGNEPDGPGTPTKKKQPYFQNSFTQIRQQQQRTSLWLHKLDECNSTSPEHGVGNSVTGGSTGGLSSASMKALSGNSDDSGIATPISPQLHAPSTTPMVAESRPLVPFENHPLSSCGDVAVQYNGTTQLKTLKPRSQSRHGSVSSIVSETGNEPRPQVVTDRS from the exons ATGGCGGAACTGATGCAGCAGATGCGCGATCCGGCTACGATCGGGGGCGGCTCGGTTGGCAGCATACCGCAGAGCATCGTTTCGTCCAGCGCGAATGCAAACGATCTTCAGAAAGCACTCCGCAATCAGGGCATCCATTCGACGCCCGCTTCCAATTTGAAGATCTCGGAACAGATGCGCCACGCACAGCATGACAGCAGCCCCACAGTGGCGTATCAtcagcaacacacacaacaccaaccaccacatcctcacccgcagcagcagcaccagcagtacCAGAATGGGACTCCGAATCGATTGGCCACGTCGAAAAGCTATTCCGGTGGTTTAAATCATTCGGCCGGCGGTGTGAATGGTGGTGCGACTGGTAGCAGTAGCATCTCGTCCAGCCTGTCCTCACTGCCGGACATATCGGCAAACAATTCACACTTCTTCGAGGTGCTGTACGTCGGCAAGATCAAGGTGTCGCACAAGCGCGTTCCGTACACCTTCATCGATGATGCATTGCCCAAGTTCAAGGCGTACGACGCGGAGAAGTTACGCCAGCAGCAGGAAGCCACGCGAAAG CAAAGCACACATGTGAGTGAGGAATCGTCTACGGAAGGTGATAGTCCTCGGCGCAACGAGTCCGATAATACAGGCACGGAGTCAACACCACCGGCACCGGATGATCCGCCCGAAGTCTTCCAGGGTCGTCGTGTCAGCACGTTCGATATTCCAACGAAGAAGAT TGAGAATGATACCGTGGAAGATAGCAATGCGTCCGGCAGTGGTAAAGAAGAATCTAAGGTGGAGGAAAATGGCTCCGCAAACATGCAGCAAGAGAAGCAACAGCAAGAGCAGGAACAGCCGCCCCAGCCCACATCAGTAGCAGCTTCCATAGCAGTAATCACCAAAGAAACTAAGTCAGCATCACCCCAAGAGGAGGA TGCACCAATACGGCGCGACCGTTCCGCTTCCATTGGATCAATACCGGTAGTTGAGCAGAACCGGACAATGGTATTCCTGATCGGACAGTCCGATCTGCGACTGATCAGCCCGGACCGCAAGCAGGTGCTGCTGCACAAAGCGTTCCGCGATGTGGCCAGCTGTGTGCATGGGCACAAAAATGGCGACCACTTCGGTATCATCTGTCGCGATATGAACAACGACGGTTACATCGGGTACGTGTTCAAATGCCAGTCCGAGCAGGTTGCGGACGATATCGTACACGCAATCTCGCAAGCCTTCTCGGCTTGTTCGGAGCAAGCAAAGCAGAAGGACAAGGCCGCGTCACAGATATTCTCCTGCGAGCACTGTCCAATGCTGTGGTACCATAAGCTGTGCATCGATACCGAGGGCCTAAGCGACAAGAAGACACAGTACATGATCTTCAAGCGTATCGATACAACGCTCACGGAGGACGAACAGCGGCTGCTGATGGAGAAGTACCGGGGAGCGGAAGAAGCGGCCGGCAGTAGCTTGGGAGAGCAAAATCAGTttctgatgatgttgctgagGGCACACTGTGAGTCAAAACAGCAGCGACACGTGCATGATACGGTTGAGCATAGGACGGAGTTCCTGAATCAGTATCTCGGTGGCAGTGGTATCTTTATGAAGGCGAAACGTTCGCTTACCAGCTCGTTCGACCATCTGCTGAAGAGGCGTACCAGCAGGGATGATTTTGTAGCAGGAAGTCTTAAGGATTCAAGCTCGACAGGTGAGCTGAAGGATGGTAGCTTTGAACCGGTAACCCGAGCTCGAGCATCGACGATCGGATCAAGCCCTTCGATGGGACGCAAGAATTCGGACGTCGGCAATGGGGCAACGCCACAGCTAAAGTCACCCATGATGGATAT CTTCATCAAGGTTGGCAATAGTCCTCGAGATCATGGCCACGCTGGATCATGGCGGCAGGCGATGCTGCACCGCGTAGTGACCCCATCGAAGAATATGAAAGCTGGCCCAGAAGAATATATGTCACCACTACGCTCGGCCGGCACACCAGCCAAGAAGCGTACTCGAGAAGAGCTGCGAGAACTTTGGCGCGTAGGCATCAAGCAAACAATCATCTTGAACCGCATGGACAAAGAGAACGCCCATCTGCAAGCCCGCCAGCACGAGATCAAATCGAACGAGATACGGCGCGTCAAGCTGGAGTACGACGAAATAACGGTGTGCGATAAGCGGTCGGCTGAACAGTGGGACACGCTGCTGGACAACTGCGCTGCGGGTTCAATCCCAACCAATCAGGCGCTTCTGTATCAGGCGATGAAGAATGGTGTACCACGAACGAAGCGGGGTGAAATCTGGATGTATCTGGCCGAGCAGCATGCGCACCATCATCCGGCCCCGATCGATACGACCAACTTTCCGAACTTTAACACACCGTACCACGTGCTGCTGAAGAACTTGACCGAACACCAGCACGCCATCTTTATTGATTTAG GTCGTACATTCCCGGATCACAAGTACTATAAGGACGCACTGGGAGTCGGACAGTTGTCGCTGTTTAACCTGCTGAAAGCGTACTCCATTCTCGATCCGGAGCTGGGCTACTGTCAAGGATTGGGATTCATTTGTGCCGTCCTGTTGCTGCAC CTCGAAGAAGCTGATGCATTCGAGCTGCTCAAGCATCTTATGTTCCGACGACAAATGCGCGCCAAATATCTTCCGGACATGAAACAGTTTCAGCTGCAGCTATACCAACTATCCCGTCTGTTAAAGGATCACATACCCGAGCTGTATGAATGGTTCGACCAGCACGACATTTCACCCACCCTGTACGCCGCCCCCTGGATACTGACCGTCTTCAGCTCACACTTTCCGCTCGGCTTTGTGGTGCGTGTGTTCGATCTGCTCTTTCTCGAATCGTTCGACGTCATCTTTCGGTGTGCGATAGCGCTGCTGGAAGCGCACAAGGAAGCACTGCTGCAGCGTGACAATTTCGAGGACATTATGGATTACCTGAAGAACGTCATTCCCAAGATCGATGCCGAGGTAATGGAGAAGGTTTTTCGGAATGTGTTCCGGTCCGATTTCTCGCGTCAGCTGATCGAATCCCAGGTCGAATATAATGTGCTGCAGGAGGAGATGACGTCGCAGAATCATCACCGGGAAAGCTACAACCGACTGAAGGAGGAGTACCAGCAGCTCAACACGCAGCTTCAGTACTCGCAGTCGAATCTGATGCAGCTAGAAAAGACGCGACTGTTGCAGCAGGACCAGATACAATCGCTGCAAACGCAGGTCCAAACGTTGGAGAACACCGTCCACACGCTTGTGCGGTTCATCGAGCAAACGGTCGATGCACGGTCGGACGCTGTGCTGCCCAATGATGTGTGTCGCATTGTGCAACAGGTGCAGgatctgcagcagcagcagcagcagcaacaacagcaaaagaaacgCTCACCAATATTCGTCGATCGGAAGATTGGCAAATCGATCTCGTTCAACAGCAATCTGGGCCTGGCGCTGAACGTGCTAGAGGAAGGGAACGAACCGGACGGTCCCGGTACGCCAACTAAGAAGAAGCAACCCTACTTCCAAAACTCCTTCACCCAGatccgccagcagcagcagcggaccAGCCTTTGGCTGCACAAGCTCGACGAATGTAACAGCACCAGCCCGGAGCATGGCGTCGGTAATAGTGTAACGGGCGGCAGTACCGGTGGACTATCGTCGGCCAGCATGAAAGCACTGTCCGGCAACAGTGACGATAGTGGTATAGCGACCCCAATCAGCCCACAGCTGCATGCACCCTCGACCACACCAATGGTAGCCGAAAGCCGACCGCTAGTACCGTTCGAAAACCATCCACTCAGCAGCTGTGGTGATGTAGCGGTACAGTACAACGGTACGACACAGCTAAAGACGCTGAAGCCACGGTCCCAGTCACGGCACGGTTCCGTCTCATCGATCGTAAGCGAAACGGGCAATGAACCACGGCCCCAAGTTGTGACGGATCGAAGTTAA